From Oncorhynchus mykiss isolate Arlee chromosome 25, USDA_OmykA_1.1, whole genome shotgun sequence, a single genomic window includes:
- the LOC110505940 gene encoding probable N-acetyltransferase camello, with the protein MAGITIRRFEEDDKETVKEIFTMGMSEHVPSSFMHLLKQPLTQMILMVTFCSLLASSKSVLLPVVGVTLLLAGAKQLVGYLFNSYIDTSLRKDLDHIQETYLENKDSCFWVAESDGRVVATVACLPAEREPGCMELKRLSVRRTHRRMGIAKALSRTVADFSRERGFPAVVLYTSVVQTDAQRLYENVGYTRVREFVIPEPIAKITNFTLIEFKLDLLQGRK; encoded by the coding sequence ATGGCTGGCATCACTATCCGAAGATTTGAGGAAGATGACAAGGAGACCGTGAAGGAGATCTTCACCATGGGGATGAGCGAGCACGTCCCTTCCTCCTTCATGCACCTCCTCAAACAGCCCCTGACCCAGATGATCCTGATGGTCACGTTCTGCTCCCTGCTGGCCAGCTCCAAGTCCGTCCTGCTGCCTGTAGTAGGGGTCACTCTCCTCCTGGCCGGGGCCAAGCAGCTGGTGGGCTACCTCTTCAACAGCTACATCGACACCTCCCTGAGGAAGGACCTCGATCACATCCAGGAGACCTACCTGGAGAACAAGGACTCGTGTTTCTGGGTGGCTGAGAGCGACGGCCGGGTGGTGGCAACGGTGGCCTGCCTGCCCGCGGAGAGGGAACCAGGCTGCATGGAGCTGAAGAGGTTGTCTGTACGTCGTACACACCGGAGGATGGGCATCGCCAAGGCCCTCAGCAGGACAGTGGCAGACTTCAGTAGAGAGAGGGGCTTCCCTGCGGTCGTCCTCTACACGTCTGTAGTGCAGACTGATGCACAGAGGCTGTATGAGAACGTGGGCTACACACGGGTCAGAGAGTTCGTCATCCCTGAGCCCATCGCCAAAATCACCAACTTTACTCTGATAGAGTTTAAACTGGACTTACTGCAGGGGAGGAAATAG